The following coding sequences lie in one Planococcus lenghuensis genomic window:
- a CDS encoding metal ABC transporter ATP-binding protein codes for MEQEQVIKIKNVGIKYGDNWVIRNFNTDFYQGQMVALIGSNGAGKTTLMNTIAGAIHPEEGKVEFNKKLLNKHAFSSIGWSPQRQVIDWYLNVYNNVYMGAMLAGYSKRESKIKTNNALKIVGLEDMSKKHPDALSGGQQQRVQIARAIVHTPKIMILDEPTTGLDAESTDNLLASLKKHADMGNFVLLSSHDLHSVENYCDTIMFIDKGKLIYFEKKEAFLSRFQNFEVLTLEIEHELSDAQFNTLQKSIEIISRNPLQVRIKSNEPLGDLIQLVERYVCVKDVKKEKSNLRDIYLKLKEGE; via the coding sequence TTGGAACAAGAACAAGTAATAAAAATTAAAAATGTTGGTATTAAATATGGAGATAATTGGGTTATAAGAAATTTCAATACCGATTTTTATCAAGGCCAAATGGTAGCACTTATTGGATCTAATGGGGCTGGTAAAACCACGTTAATGAACACTATTGCTGGAGCTATACATCCGGAAGAGGGAAAGGTGGAGTTTAATAAGAAGTTGTTAAACAAGCATGCTTTTTCATCAATAGGCTGGAGTCCACAAAGACAAGTAATAGATTGGTATTTAAACGTTTATAATAACGTATATATGGGTGCTATGTTGGCAGGATACTCTAAGAGAGAATCTAAGATTAAAACAAACAATGCACTGAAAATAGTTGGTCTAGAAGACATGAGTAAAAAGCATCCCGATGCACTTTCAGGTGGACAGCAACAACGAGTACAAATTGCTCGAGCTATCGTTCATACTCCAAAAATCATGATATTAGATGAACCGACAACTGGATTGGATGCGGAATCCACAGATAACTTATTAGCATCCCTAAAAAAACATGCAGATATGGGGAATTTCGTTTTGCTGTCTTCACATGATTTACATTCCGTAGAAAATTATTGCGACACAATTATGTTTATAGATAAAGGAAAGTTGATATATTTTGAAAAAAAAGAAGCTTTTTTATCACGGTTTCAGAATTTTGAAGTACTGACGTTAGAAATTGAACATGAACTAAGTGATGCGCAATTTAATACTTTACAAAAATCTATAGAAATAATAAGCAGAAATCCTCTCCAAGTAAGAATAAAAAGTAATGAACCTTTGGGTGATTTAATTCAGCTTGTTGAAAGATATGTTTGTGTGAAAGATGTAAAAAAGGAGAAGTCGAACTTAAGGGATATATACTTAAAACTGAAGGAGGGAGAGTAA
- a CDS encoding ABC transporter permease, which yields MEKKIESIDLGKNSFLGVKGIIAVITIELQAFWNNRNTVYAKFLEPIIYLLFLVVGIRSSNHLIQFKGESVDYILFSVPGIMAILVIRLMSHTIYRSTIDRRWGLMALKFLNGVTPISYILGLSVYPIAMFIVQSTLLIILSLFFGITITLSGFILALAFGAIAILFWSTLGVIITTSIHNYQQRDLIISLMVLPLIFTAPTFFSLDNVPTYMKVVAFFNPLTYQTNSIRSALTNQVSLLEMSATIFLSIIVLVIFIILSKKIKLLNNEH from the coding sequence GTGGAAAAAAAAATTGAATCGATTGACTTAGGAAAGAATAGTTTTCTTGGAGTCAAAGGAATAATAGCAGTAATTACAATTGAGCTACAAGCTTTTTGGAACAATAGAAATACTGTATATGCAAAATTTTTAGAGCCAATAATTTACCTCTTATTTTTAGTTGTAGGAATTAGAAGTTCTAATCATCTAATTCAATTTAAAGGAGAGTCTGTTGATTATATATTATTTTCTGTACCAGGTATAATGGCAATTTTAGTAATTCGTTTAATGTCTCATACTATCTATAGATCGACCATAGATAGAAGATGGGGCCTGATGGCTCTAAAGTTTTTGAATGGAGTAACCCCAATAAGTTATATTTTAGGACTCTCAGTTTATCCTATTGCAATGTTTATAGTTCAATCAACTTTACTAATAATATTATCATTGTTTTTTGGTATAACAATAACTTTGTCAGGTTTTATATTAGCTCTGGCTTTTGGTGCTATTGCTATTTTATTTTGGAGTACTCTTGGTGTAATTATTACAACTAGCATTCACAACTATCAACAAAGAGATTTAATTATAAGTTTAATGGTATTACCCTTAATATTTACTGCTCCTACTTTTTTTAGTTTAGACAATGTACCTACTTATATGAAAGTAGTAGCATTTTTTAATCCTTTAACTTATCAAACTAATTCGATAAGAAGTGCTCTTACTAATCAAGTATCTTTATTAGAAATGTCTGCTACTATATTTTTATCAATAATAGTTTTAGTGATTTTTATTATTCTTTCAAAAAAGATAAAACTATTAAATAATGAACACTAG
- a CDS encoding ISL3 family transposase codes for MKKKSLLSINKESIEAICIDDFAIKKRKSYGTLMIDLTDGKVIDPIESREKKDVVSWLSLFPNIEFVSRDGSPTYAAAIREAHPEAHHISDRFHLVKNLTDAITLYLYSVLSGRIIIPLTKEQHAMNLLLTTKSSRRDKILWVKALASQGRTLQEIRSQTRCSFQMIRKYMRMHEEEIPKESVDQRGQEHKKAVQKVIGRAEAVIALREKGYSIRKIADETGYTMKTINNYLASDFNPVHGQYGVQRNGKLAPFRNEVIALRSKGTTYKEIYTSICKKGYTGSEAAIRQFIAKEKRLRSDLKDEETADATEIVERKWLVKLLYKPLDKVKAISSEQVKNVFQKYPVIETLFRLLGEFKGILQSGKKEALHKWISEAESLKLKELVSFLNGMKKDIEAVENACILSYNNGLAERSINKLKTIKRIMYGRNSFELLRNKLLLLEARKFN; via the coding sequence ATCAAAAAAAAAAGTCTACTGTCCATAAATAAAGAATCGATTGAAGCGATCTGCATCGATGATTTCGCGATAAAAAAAAGAAAGAGCTACGGCACTCTCATGATCGATTTGACGGATGGCAAAGTCATTGACCCCATTGAATCAAGAGAGAAAAAAGATGTGGTTAGTTGGCTTTCACTCTTTCCAAATATCGAATTTGTTTCAAGAGACGGCTCTCCTACGTATGCCGCGGCGATTCGGGAAGCTCATCCTGAAGCCCATCACATCAGCGATCGCTTTCATTTAGTGAAAAACCTGACAGATGCGATTACACTCTATCTGTATAGTGTTTTATCCGGACGGATCATCATTCCATTAACGAAGGAACAGCACGCTATGAATCTACTACTAACCACTAAATCTTCACGACGCGATAAAATCCTATGGGTCAAAGCTTTGGCGTCCCAAGGACGCACCTTACAAGAAATTCGTTCTCAAACGAGATGCAGCTTTCAAATGATTCGAAAATATATGAGAATGCATGAAGAAGAAATCCCCAAAGAGTCAGTGGATCAACGTGGTCAGGAACACAAGAAAGCCGTTCAAAAAGTAATAGGAAGAGCCGAAGCAGTGATCGCTTTACGGGAAAAAGGATACAGTATCAGAAAAATTGCCGATGAAACTGGCTATACAATGAAGACGATAAACAATTATTTAGCTTCCGATTTCAATCCGGTCCACGGCCAATATGGTGTACAGCGCAACGGAAAATTAGCTCCTTTTCGAAATGAAGTGATCGCTTTACGTTCAAAAGGAACCACTTATAAAGAGATCTACACTTCCATTTGTAAGAAAGGTTACACAGGTTCAGAAGCTGCGATCAGACAATTCATAGCGAAAGAGAAAAGGCTGCGAAGCGATCTAAAAGATGAAGAAACCGCCGATGCCACGGAGATTGTAGAGAGAAAGTGGCTGGTAAAGCTACTTTACAAGCCACTGGATAAAGTAAAAGCCATTTCCTCCGAACAAGTAAAAAACGTTTTTCAGAAGTATCCGGTGATTGAAACCTTATTTCGCTTACTAGGGGAATTTAAAGGGATTCTTCAATCGGGTAAAAAAGAGGCGTTGCATAAATGGATTTCCGAAGCTGAAAGCCTTAAGTTAAAGGAATTGGTCAGTTTTCTCAATGGAATGAAGAAGGATATAGAGGCCGTTGAAAATGCATGTATCCTGTCTTACAATAACGGATTAGCCGAAAGAAGTATAAATAAGTTGAAAACCATTAAACGTATCATGTATGGAAGAAATAGTTTTGAGCTTCTGCGAAATAAACTATTATTGCTTGAAGCTCGTAAATTCAACTAA
- a CDS encoding transposase family protein, translating to MEELITLLDENLVCTSTDISADFIRFSVASTRKECVCPSCQQVSSRIHSRYSRNFQNLPIQDKKVVIILSNRKMFCDNASCHRTTFTETFPFLDNKAKKTRRLKETILEVSLTQSSVSAAAYLSQHVVDVKKSTICNYQKKKSTVHK from the coding sequence ATGGAGGAACTCATCACATTACTCGATGAAAATTTAGTTTGCACAAGTACGGATATATCTGCCGATTTCATTCGTTTTTCTGTGGCATCTACTCGCAAAGAATGTGTATGTCCTTCCTGCCAACAGGTGTCTTCCCGCATCCACTCTCGCTATAGCCGAAACTTTCAAAATTTACCGATTCAAGATAAAAAAGTAGTCATCATACTATCAAACCGGAAAATGTTTTGTGATAATGCTTCCTGTCACCGGACGACATTTACCGAAACCTTCCCCTTTTTAGACAATAAAGCGAAGAAAACCAGGAGGTTAAAAGAAACTATCCTGGAAGTTTCATTAACCCAAAGTTCTGTCTCAGCTGCAGCCTATCTATCTCAGCACGTAGTCGACGTTAAAAAGAGTACCATCTGTAACTATCAAAAAAAAAAGTCTACTGTCCATAAATAA
- a CDS encoding DUF6444 domain-containing protein: MEEYTFSGFLKTRVQDLERQLGTDSRNSSKPPSSVSVK; encoded by the coding sequence ATAGAAGAGTATACATTTTCTGGTTTTTTAAAAACCCGGGTACAGGATCTCGAGCGGCAGCTTGGCACTGACAGCCGCAACAGCAGTAAACCACCATCTTCCGTAAGCGTCAAATAG